TCTAGCGTTTTCTTGAGGGTTTGAATCTGCTGCTGACCATTCTGCAAGTGCAACTGACAGGTAACTAAAGTTTGTTCGGCTTGATGATGTGCGGCTTGCGCCGTTTCGGCCTCTAGTTGTGCCGCTTCGGTCACTTGTTGCTGTTTAATCAATTGGCTTTGCAGTAACTCCAGCTGCCCGCTCACGCGTTCCAATTGGCTTTGCTGTTGACTTAGTTCTTGTGGATCGACTTTGATCGAACTGGCTAAATGCTGCGCCACTAAGTCGGCTTGAATTTGGTCTTGGGTCAACTGTTGTTGCAATTGCTGGGTTTGAAAACGCAAATTTTGTTGGCTTTGTTGATTTTGATTTACCTGCTGTTCTAGACGTTGCAACTGCAATTGAACTCGCTCGCGATCACGCTGAATCGGTTGCAGTTTTTGCTGAGTTTCTGCCAGGGTTTGATCGGCCTGATCTTCCTGCTCAGAATGAAGTTCAAGTTGCTCTTCTAACGCCTCGATATCAAACGTTAAATCTTGTTTATGTTTTTGCAATTGCGCCTGTTTCTGTGCCAATTCATTTAATGAGGTTTGATAATGCTCTAGGGTTTTTTGATTCTTTTGCTGATTGCTTAATATATGTTGACGCTGATCGTCTAACCGCTGCCATTCGCGCTCGGCTTGCTGATGTTCCGCTTTTAAGACTTCAAGCGCGTGTTGCTGAGCCTGCTGTTGCTGAATCAGGGCTTCTATATCGGGTTCAGCTTCGCTTAAACGTTGCTGAATGGTTTGCTCAAATTGCAAGAGTTCATCAATTTGATTTTGACGCTCCAATACCCCATCCAGCGATGAACTGGTCGGTTGAACAATCGCATTTTTGGCATAAAGCACGCCGGATTGGTCAATCAACCAAGCCTGGTGGTCGAGTTCGGCTAAGTCGGCTTGCAGACTTTGGTGAGAGGTGCGCAAGCGAATTGAGCTAGCCCACGCTTTCACCAGGCCTGGTTGTTGGATTTTGCTGGCTAAGGTGTGGCTTATGTCTTCAGGCCATTCATTCTGAGTCACTTCCCAAGCTAATAATGGCAAGCTGGGTAAATCGGCATGTTCCTCGAATGACCAGGCCTGGTCTAGAATCACGCCCTGAATACGAGCTCCCAGCCAAGCTTCTACCGCCAACTGCCATTCGGCATCAACTTTTAAACAGTTCAGCAATGATTGACCAGCATAGTCTTGTAATACACTGTCCTGGTCTGATTCCAAGCCTTTTAACAAACTAGCCTGGAGTTTTTGCAAGCCTTGTCGTTCGCTTTGCAATCGTTGCTGTTCAGCTTGCCATTGTCGGCTTTGCTGACGTGTTTGGTCTAGTCTTTGTTCGGTTTCGGTTAAAGTTTGCTGGGCTTGCGTAATTTGCTCGGATAAGTCGAGTTGAGCTTGTTTAAGTGGCGCTTGTTGCGCACTTAAATCCGTTATTTGATCGTCTCCGGCTGACGCTTTTACTCGATCCAAGCTATCGTTTGTCAACTCAATTTGTTGTTGCAAATGCTCAAAGCTTTGCTCGTGGCGCGCCAATTCATGCTGCGCTTGCTTTAAGCGTTGTTCGAGCTGTTGGGTTTGCCAATGCGCTTGATGTTGAATCTGTTCTTGTTGTTGTTTTAAACCTTGTTGCGACGACCAGGCCTGCTCCAAATGCTCCAACTCTTCGTCTAGGCGTTCTTGCTCGTACAACAAGGCTTCAGCGTCTTCTTCCGTTTGTTGAAACTGAGCATGCAAGCTTTCAAGTTGCGCTTGACGTTGCGCTTGCTGTTGTTGATTCAGGCTTTGTTGGGCTTGCCATTGCTGGGCTTGTTGATCGGCAAAATTTTGCTGCTGCTGCAGTTTATCGACCAGCTTATCCAGGCGATGGAACTCCGCTTCAGCTTGATCGACCTCGGCTTGCAAAGCCGGCAGTTTTTGGCGATCTAAAATCCATGCGGTTTGGGCTTTATCCCAGTTAGCTTTGGAATTAGCAAAGGTTTTTTCGGCATCGCGCAATTGCGTCTGAGCTTGATCGAGTTGTTGGTGTAAGCTCTGCCATTGCTGATAATACAGGCTTTTCTCTAGTACTTGTTGACGCTGGGAGGCTTGTTGATAATCGCGCGCTTTTTCAGCTTGAATAGAAAGGTGATGGGCTTGATCGCTTAAAGCTTCGTTGAGCACCGCAAGCTGCGCCAGGTTTTCACGCGTGCGTTCTAAACGTAATAGGGTTTCTTTGCGACGTGAACGATAGGGCCCGATCCCAGCCACTTCTTCAAAATATACCCGCATATCTTCGGGTTTGGCTTCGATAATGCGGCTGATATTGCCCTGCCCGATTAAGGCATAACTTCGCGGCCCTAAGCCGGTGCCATTAAACAAATCGATCACATCACGACGGCGGCATTTGCGCTGGTTTAAGAAGTATTGGGTGCCGTCTTCACGATGGTGCACGCGCTTAACCGAAATCTCCGCAAAACTGGCATAAGCACCACCCGCCAGACCGGATTCGTTATCAAAAATCAGTTCTACCGAACATTGGCTGACAGCTTTACGTTTATCGGTACCATTAAACAGCACATCGTTCATATCGCCGCCGCGCAACTCGCGCGCCGAACTTTCCCCCATTACCCAGCGCACCGCGTCGAGCGTATTAGATTTGCCGCAACCATTCGGCCCAACAATGCCGACCAAATCGCTGGCTAAAACCAATCGAGTGGTTTCAACAAAAGACTTAAACCCGGCAATTTTAATAAGTTTTAAGCGCATGAAGGGCTACTGTGATGTTCTAGCTTAATTGAAAGTCGATATTATAAAGGGGAACGCTATGGCTGGGAGCAAAATTACGAAACCTTTCAGATTGGATGAATTTAAGCTGACATGTTCTACACCCCTTATGATCATTCAGCTTAAATTCTTTTGCACCGAAGGCATAATTTGATGGAGATCTCTCATCGCCGAATGTAATAACTCATTAGGTGTGATGCCTTGGGCTTCTCCATAAGTGGCACACCCAATTTCAAATTGACAGCTAAAATCTTGCTCGTTACGGTGTGATTTCTGAATCCTGTTAGCCAGTTCAGATGCCAAGATATTGACTTCTTCGCAACCGGTTTGAGGCGCTACCAATATAAACAAACGATCACTAATGTAAAAAAGCATGTCTATATTTCGGGTACTGGATTTTAATTGTTGCGTAAAAGACTGAACAGTTTCGTCTGCCGTGTGACTTGGATCTTTAAGCTGTTTGATTTTAACGATCACGATCGAAAAAATACGTTTAAAGCGTTGTGCCAAAAACACTTCATGGCGTAAAGACTCATGCAAATGCGCCCGACGTAACAAACCGGTTTTGTGTTCGGTCAACATCAGCGCATCAAACTTATCATACATACTATGAAAATCTTGAATATGTGTTTCGAGAGCATGATAGATTTTTTCAACTTCATAGACTTTGTAATTTTTAGGGACCATTTTAGAAACATCATCAAATCGCATGATGTTGATTTCAGAGCTCAAACTCCGCAAGGGACGCACCAAGTGTTCACGTATAAACGGACGAATTAAGGCATTAGAAATCAAAAAGAACAGCATGACAAACACGATAAGAAACAACGGGATAATAAAAATAGACACTTGATAATTGACCACCGCCTCAAAGCTTGCGGCATCTCCTAGCAGATAAAAAATCAAGCCAAAGGAAATCAGTCCCGTCACGCTCAAAGACACGATCAACGAGATAATAAAAGCGAAAATAACGCGTTTTCGTAGCAACGAACCCAACGGCTGAGAATGTGCATTCATGCTAAACTCCTTTTACACAACCCTCTGTATTGATAATACGCTTATTGGATGCCAATACTCAAATTTAGCCTCATATGAAAAATGCCATTTATGACAATTTAATACTCGGTATTGACCTGGGTACCAGTGGTATTCGGGCAGCGATCGTGCGCGACCAGACTCAAATCCACCAATTTAATGTAACGCTTCCCTTTCCAGAACGTAAAGACAGGCAAAGTGAGCAAAATCCATCGGCTTGGCTAAACGCCTTTAACGACTTGCTTGACCAGATCAATCAAGCGGGCTACACACCATATATAAATCAAGTCATTGCCGATGCGACCTCTTCCACCGTACTATTAAGCAATACACAAGGACGAACCCTATGCAATGCCTTGATGTACGACGACAGCCGAGCGCAAATTAAAGCTGAAATCGTTCAAAAACACGCGCCCAAAAACTCGGCTGCACAGGGTGCCAATAGCAGCTTGAGTAAAGCATTATGGTTGGCCGATCATCATCCTCATACAGCACAAATTCAACACCAAATTGATTGGGTCAACTTCCAACTGTGCGGTCTGCTCGGTGTCACCGATGAAAATAATGCGCTAAAACTTGGCTATGACTCCATTCAACAAGCTTGGCCGGATTGGGTGAAGGATTTGTGTCCATTTGAGTTACCAAACGTTGTACCCGCCGGTACACTCATCGGCCAAGTCACGGAACAACTGGTTAAACGCTGGAACTTCAAGCAAAATTGTCAGGTGTTTGCTGGCACGACAGACAGCATCGCGGCCTTTTTGGCCTCGGGTGCCAATCAACTTGGCGACGCGGTCACTGCACTGGGTTCAACACTGGCCATTAAACAATTGTCGGATACGCCTTTATTTACGGCGGAATATGGCATTTACAGCCACAAACTAAAAAATAAATGGTTAGTTGGCGGCGCATCCAATGCCGGCGGCGCGGTATTATTAGCGCATTTTAGTTTAGACCAGTTAGAACAACTAATTCCACAGTTAAACCTACAAAAACCAACCGGTTTAGCCTGCTATCCACTCAACCAACCGGGCGAGCGTTTTCCAATTGCAGACCCCAATTTACAACCCATCATCCCCAAAACCCATACCGACATACAACTTTTACAGGCTTTAATAGAAGGCCTAGTCTCAGTCGAATCCCTGGCCTATCGCAAGCTCAAATCACTCGGCGCACCGAAGCTCAACCGACTCTATGCGGTGGGCGGTGGCACACACAACCAGGCCTGGTGCCAGTTGCGCGCTTTAAGATTGCCCGCTACAATCGCTAAACCAATTTCACAGTCGGCCGCTTTTGGCGTGACCTGTTTGATTAACCCTACTACCATTCAAGGAAACACACTATGACGCTTGAAGACTTAATCGCCGCGCTGAATCGACACCCTGTGGATTTTAAACAAGTGATGGATGTTATTGATTCTGAATACAATTTCACTCCCACCGCTTTCAAAAATGGCGAATTATTAAATGAAGCCGACACCAATAACGGCTCGTGCAAAATTTTCGCTTTCGCTAAACTTCATCAACTATGTGAAACCGACACCTTAAATGCATTTGGTGATTTTTACACCCAAGATGTGCTACTCCATCCAAATGGCGAAGATCATCAAAACATTCGTAACTTTATGAAAACCGGCTGGCAAGGTATTGAATTTAAAGGACAAGCACTGGAAAAGAAGTAAACATATAAAAAACCAGGCCTAGTAGAAGCACCAGGCCTGGTAGTTATAGGCGGGGGTTAATCAAGCTTGTAGTTCAAACTAAGTGTTAAGGCTGAAATGTTGCCTTCGTACAAATCACCATCAAGCGCTGAAGGAAAATAGTCGTAATTTGCTCTAAAGCCAAACTTCTCATTTATCTCATAGTTATAACCAAACCCAAGTAAAAAACCAAGGTTACTATTATTCTCTGAATTACTATAAATTTGAATGCCTGTATCACGGCCACTAATTTTTACTTTTTCAGTTGTGGTTGCATGATAAAACCCTAACTTCGCGTATAACCTAGACTTATTTTCAAATTTGCTGGCTAGCAGTGCAGCCGCATAAAAGACATCCGTAGAGCCATCTAGATCGTACCGAACAGCGTAATTCCAGCTTTCAGTTGTACCATCAGATTCAACACTATTAACCCCCAAATAGCCAAACTCAAATCCTTGTGAGTCTGTTAACCATTGACCAGCATAGATGTTAAAAACTCCAGAAGGCTTTTGCTCAATTTCCGCTATACCTAGAGACTCTAAATTGCTTTCATGATATGTCCACATACTATCTAAATTCTTCTCAGCATTATCTTCATACCCGGCAGAACCTAAACCCAAACCAACATACCATTTTTCAGCAGCTAACACAGGAGCCGAGATTATTAAGCCAAGAGACAAAACACCACCCAAAATCAAATTACTTTTCATCTATCTTCCTCGTATATTATAAATTTTATACAGAATATAGGCATAAATACTAAAGCATATATTCAGGCGGGCATTATGCCTGATTTGACAAAATTTACTAGTCAAACTTCTCTTATACTGGTCATCATAGGACTCGCAACGCCTGCGCACTGACACTCAAATAATAAAGCTGAAAAGGTCTCTGTCATTGCTGAACTATCTTTTGAAGCCAATTTAGGTCGAAGTAGACGAATTTGATAGGAAGTTCAATGAGTTTTTACAAAAAAAATATAAAGAACCAGGCCTGGTAGCAGCACCAGGCCTGGTGGTTAGGCAGGATTAAGCTTGGTGGACGTACTTGACTAGGGCTAAGTCTAGATAAGTTTGGCCATTTGCATCGCCCGACAACACTTGAAAAGGTTGATCTGGCTCGCCCATTTGATCTAGTACCAATTCGGCTTCTGAGAAATCATCTTCGGCGGTGTAGCCATTAATGGTAATAATCGTTTTCAAATTTGCAGCTTTAGAAGACAATATGCCATTACGTGAATCTTCAAACGCGATCGCCTGCTCTGGCTTTAAATTCATTTGTTCTAATGCCCAATCGTAAATATCTGGCGCTGGTTTTTTGGCTGGTACGATATCGCCTGCCGCAATCACTTCAAACCACTTGATCGATTCGCCACCCAAAGTATTTGATAACAAAGCGGTGACGTTTTCGGGTGTGGTAGTGGTAACAATCGCAATACGCATACCCGCGTCACGTGCTTCGTTAATTAATCGCTCGACACCTGGACGTAAAGGAATCTTGCCTTCGGCCATTAACAGGGTGTAAAAATTGGTTTTAGAGGCATGCAAACCTTTAACAAACTCGTCAAAGTTAGCGGGCTTTTCAAAGTCGGTATTAAATTTTTCAAGATAATACTTGATACGCTCTTTACCGCCGGTCACCGCTAACAGTTCACCGTATAAAGCTTCGCTCCATTCCCAATCCAGTCCTTCATCTTTAAAGGCCATATTAAAGGCGACACGGTGCCCGTCTTTTTCGGTATCCGCTAGGGTTCCGTCCACATCAAACAATAAGGCTTCTAATGTAGCCATAAAATATTCCTCTATTTTGATTAAAACGCCCGGATTTTGCGTTAAAAACACCTTAAATTCAAGCTTTATTAATAGCTTGGCAAACGAAAGCAACCAATCCTCTACCACTTAATTGAAATTTTTGGAATTTTTTAAGCTTGTGGTGACGAAAAAAACCTGATATAAAACGTCGTCAAGTTTAAAAGTTGGCTTGATTGCCGATATTTATTAGTAGTCACATCGATTAAACTTGATATAAAAATAAGAAAATTTGGAGAGTTCTATGGAACAGTCAAGCAGCTTTATTGAAGATTATCCTCCCTATGTTCCAGAGGAAGGTGAAGAATACATGAGTGCGAACATGAAAGCGCATTTTCGTAACAAGCTTTTAGCGTGGAAAAAACAATTAATTAATGAAGCGGAAACAACCGTAACCCATTTGCGAAGTGATTCTTCCACCCCAGCCGATCCTAACGATCGTGCGACCCAAGAAGAAGAATTTGCGTTGGAATTGCGTACACGTGATCGTGAACGTAAATTGATTTCCAAAATTGATAAATCGCTGAAAGAAATTGAAACTGGTGATTACGGTTATTGCAAAATCAGTGGTGACGAAATTGGTTTAGGCCGCATGGAAGCGCGCCCTACCGCTGATATGACTGTTGAAATGAAGCGTCAACAAGAGATTCGTGAAAAACAAGGCGTTGCATAAATCGCCTCATGACGTATGTCGGACGGTTTGCCCCGACCCCATCGGGGCCGCTTCATTTTGGTTCACTCATTGCCGCCACCGCCAGTTTTCTGGATGCTAAATCGAATCAGGGTTTATGGTTAGTCCGTATTGACGATGTCGATACACCTAGAGTTGTGACCGCTTCCATATCGCAGATCCTGCATCAACTTGACGCCTTTGGGTTTGAATGGGATCGTGATGTTTTATACCAGTCTCAATCCCAATCCCAATCTCAATCCCGCTATGTTCAGGCATTAGACCAACTCATTCAGCAACAACACGCCTTTTGTTGCGATTGCACACGCAAACAAATTTTCGCGCGCAACCCAGACGGCCTGTATGACGGTTATTGCCGTGATCGTGGCTTAACGCCATCCGATCAATATGCGGTTCGGTTTAAAGTGCCAAATGATGTTATGAGCCTAACGGATTTAATTCAGGGCGATCGAAGCATCAATCCTTCAAAAGACTTGGGCGATTTTGTATTAAAGCGCCGCGATGGTTATATGGGTTATCATTTGGCCTGTGCAGTGGACGATTTGGCGCAAGGCGTGACGCATGTGATTCGCGGTTCGGATTTATTGCAAAGCTGTTTCGCCCAAACCTTAATTTGCCAAGCCTTGGCTGACAAATCACTAAAGTACGGCCACCACCCGGTTGCGGTTACGCCACAGCAGATAAAATATAGCAAATCGGCACACAGCCCAGCGATTGATACAAACCAAGCGGTTATGCAAATATGGCAAGTATTAGACTTTTTAAATCAATCCCCGCCTTTAGAATTAAAATACGCCAGCTTAAATGAAATTTGGCGCTGGGCGATAACCCACTGGGATTTACATAAGGTTCCCGCAAAAGGCATGATCGAAGTATGAGCATTACCTCAATAAACCAGGCTAACCAAGCCCTAATTAATTGGCTGAGTGAGCCCACGAATTTTTCAGAAAATTGCGAACAGGTGCAGCGCATTGAAACTCATATTTCCTGTGTGTTTTTAACCGGTCAATATGCCTATAAACTCAAAAAACGCGTCAACTTTGGTTTTTTAGATTTTACTCAGCTGGCACAGCGCCAACGATTTTGTGAGATGGAGGTCGAACTAAATCGTCGCACCGCACCTCAGCTTTATTTAGGCGTGGTTCCAGTTTATCAACACCCGCAACAACCCGATCAAATCAGTTGGACACAACAACCAGGCCTGGTGGTAGCCGATTACTTGGTCAAGATGAATCAATTTGATCCCGAAAAAGTGCTCAGCCGTTATTTGCTACACACGGCCTTATCGAATTCACAAGTCAGTCAATTAGCCTTGGCCATCGCTCGACTCCACCAACAAGCTGAATCTATCCCGGCGGGCGATTTTTTAGGCTCGCCAGCTTGTGTATTGGAACCCATGACGGATAACTTCCCTTCTCTTATGGCTTTGTTGGATTGCCCGCACCTTAAAACCACACAGGCTGATTTCGACTGCCTAGCCTTACGCAACCGACTCAACCAATTAGAACTTTGGACTCGCAACCAGCACACGCTATTAGCCCCAATGATTGAGCAACGTCAACAACAAGGCCATGTGCGTGCTTGTCATGGCGATTTGCACCTCGACAACATTACGCTGATTGACGATCAACCCGTGTTATTTGACGGCATCGAATTTAACGATCAATTTCGTTGGATTGATACCTTAAGTGACCTGGCTTTCTTGTTGATTGATTTGGATTATCGTCAAAAACCCGCGCTGGCCTTATCAATATTAAATCGCTACTTACAACAAACTGGCGATTATGCAGGCCTGGTGCTTTTGCGTTTTTATCAAACCTATCGCGCGTTAGTGCGTGCCAAAATCACCGGTTTACGTTATCAACAACTCGATCCAGAATCCGCCGAAGCGCGTTATGTTTTAAACACCATGGTGGCTTATATTGATTTAGCCGAACACTATGCCTATTTGCACCAAGCTAACCCCACCCTGTTTATTATGCAAGGCATATCGGGCTCGGGCAAAAGTTACTATGCCGAACAAATTCATCAGCAACTCGGCGCCTTGGTGATCAGTTCGGATCGCGAACGTAAACGCCTATATGGCATCCAAAACACTACACGAGTTTCAGATGCTGAAAAATCCGTTTTATACAGTCCGCATATGAATCAAGCCACTCATCAAGCCTTATACCAGGCCTGCCAATCAGCTTTACAATCGGGATTAAGCGTGGTGGCCGACGCGACCTTTTTGCAAGCCAAACACCGTGAACGTTTTATCGAAATGGCTGAATCAGCTCAACGCCCTTATTTAATTATCAGCCTAGAACCGGATGAAGATTTAGCTGAACAGCGGATTGCAGAGCGCGAACAACTCAACCAAGATCCTTCTGATGCCAATGCGGCTGTCATGCGTCATCAACTTCACCAGTACGAAGCGCCCTTAGCCAGCGAAAAATCTCTCAGGATTAAAATGGGTGACGCGTTACCCTTGCTTAAGGATTATCTAGATCAGCCGATAACGTCTTTAGTTAAAGAAATTAGTGGATGAGTCGCATGTTTTTAAATTCATTTAAATGGGCATTGGTTTTTAATCTGGGCTGGCTGGGCTGGTTAATGTCTCCTATTGCGCTAGCCCAAACCCCACCTGAACAAGCTGAACTATTAGGCATTAAGCTAACCGAAGCCGATATGAAATCAGTACGTGCGCATTTGAATAACCTAGGTGGTTTTAAACAGGATCGAGCGACGGCAGACCACCATAACATGGACAAATTTTTTGCTTACTCCAATTTGCGTGACAGCTATTATGTGCAGTTTCGCTATGATGCGAATGGCAAGGTGGTCTCCGCTAAACGACTTTTACGCCGCTCTGGCAACCACTTTAATAACGATTATCGAGACGTGGAAACCCAACAGGTCGCACGCCAACTCATCGAAACCTATGGTCAGCCAAACCAAGTGATTCGAAAAAGTTTGAACGGCTTACCAAGTTATGCTTCGTTTGTTTGGCAAGATGACGAGGTTCGCATTACAGTAGATCGAGTCGGTAGTGATCGATATGCGCCTATTTTTATTGAATATGAAATTAGCACGGATCCTTACGTAGCCAAACAAGAAAACGAAGACGATGCTGAAAACGCGAACCCATTAAACAATGCACTCTAAGTTGGCTTAACCCAACTAAAGCGGCAACTAAATAATGACTTGTTTTCTAGCCTAAGCGGTTTTAAGATAGGATTATACAGGCATGAAATTAAGGATATTGATATGAATATTTCTGGATCGGCAATGCACAATGCCTACACAGGCATACAAACCGGACTTAAAAACCTTGAGTTAAACAGTCAAAAAATTGCCAGCCCAAATGTGCCGGATAAAGCTGAACCTTTGATTATGCATAAGCTGGATGCCAACCTAGTTGAAACCAACGCTAAAGTAATCAAAACCAGTGATGAAATGCTCGGCAGCTTAATTGATGTCATGGCTTAACGCTTAAAACCCTGCTTAATCATCTAAAGCACCAGGCCTGGTGCTTTAGTCTTCAACCCAACAAAACGAATTAGCGATGATCATCGCGGTGCTCATCTCGATCTTTTTCATTCATCCGCTCTAATGCATGCATCACTTTGGCATTAAAGCTGCCATCTGGGAATTCACCCTGCTCGTCGGCTTCGCCCACAGGTAAGTTACTAAATAACGCCAAACCTTCATCTACGTGACTGATCGCATAAATATGGAACTCGCCACGCTCGACGGCTAATCGGACCTCATCATTCAACATTAAATGTCGCGCATTCGCTTCAGGAATTACCACACCTTGTTGGCCGGTTAAACCGCGCGCGGCGCAAACTTTGTAGAAGCCTTCAATTTTTTCATTAATGCCGCCAACTGGCTGAATCTCGCCAAACTGGTTAACCGAACCCGTCATCGCCAAATCTTGACGCATCGGCACTTGAGCTATCGCAGACAATAGCGCATATAACTCGGCTGACGACGCACTATCACCCTCGATGCCTTCATAACTCTGCTCAATGACAATTGAAGCACTAAAGCCTAGCGCGCGATAACGCATATAACGGCCACGCACATAGCCTGATAAAATCAACATACCTTTGGAGTGGATAGGTCCGGCCATTTCAATTTCACGCTCAATATCCACCACACCTTCATCACCCGCAGAAGCTTGCGAGGTAATACGAACCGGCTGACCAAATGACTGACGCCCAACGGTTAATACCGTCAAACCATTCACCTGCCCGATATGCTCGCCTTGCATTGAAATCAACACTTGCTGCTCAACAATCGCACGGTGGTAATATTCTTCCATTAAACCGGTATGAAACTCATGCTGCGCTAGTGTTGATTCAATCGTTTCGCGCGTAACCTTGTCTTCATTATTCGCGCGTGCAAACGCATTCGCTTCCGCCAATACATCACGCAAAATGGCTTTATTGGTGTAAAGACGGTTTTCGTCTTCCGCCATGCGTGATGCGTATTCAATCAAACGCTCAAACGCGGATAAATCGACTGGCAAGTCTTCCCAAGATTCGATTTCACTCGCTAACTGCTGCGCCAAAGCCAACTCATGATCCGGCGTACGTTCCAACTCAACCTCAAACTCCACTTGGACCTTAAACAAACGACCAAACTGGGCGTCAATTTCTTGTAGCGCATAAAAATGCGCCGACTGGCCGACTAACACTAAGGTTAATCCAAGCGGGAAATCCGGTAGATGATAAGGCACGACGCTGTTTGAAGATGGAATCTCAAAACTCAATTGGCGCGACATGAGGGAAGCTTTCAAACTCGACCAGATTTCAGGGTCTTTCAAAATCGCTTGAATACTTAAAATTAAATAGCCGCCATTTGCTTTTTGGAGCAAACCGGCCTGATGATTCATCGCCAAACTCAAAGTATCGCCAGATGCACTTGAGGCCGCCGAGTTGATTGCATAACCAAATAATTTTGGCATCGCGGCATTTTGCTCATAAATCACCGGCGCGTGATTCAAACCACGGTGATCCACCAATAAGTTGACCCCGAACTGGCTCATACCCTGCTGCTCGGCCAAAATCTCATCCATGGTCATTTGTGCCGACCCGCTGGTGGTAACCTGGTCAGCGCTTTGATCCCAGAACAAGTGCAACTTGGCGACCACGGCTTGTTCAAGCTCATCCAAATACTGGTTTACTTCGTCATTCACACCAAAGTCTTTTTTCAAGTTAAGGATCAAGGGTTCAATGTGTTCGCTCGCCACCTGCGTGT
The Thiomicrospira pelophila DSM 1534 genome window above contains:
- the smc gene encoding chromosome segregation protein SMC — translated: MRLKLIKIAGFKSFVETTRLVLASDLVGIVGPNGCGKSNTLDAVRWVMGESSARELRGGDMNDVLFNGTDKRKAVSQCSVELIFDNESGLAGGAYASFAEISVKRVHHREDGTQYFLNQRKCRRRDVIDLFNGTGLGPRSYALIGQGNISRIIEAKPEDMRVYFEEVAGIGPYRSRRKETLLRLERTRENLAQLAVLNEALSDQAHHLSIQAEKARDYQQASQRQQVLEKSLYYQQWQSLHQQLDQAQTQLRDAEKTFANSKANWDKAQTAWILDRQKLPALQAEVDQAEAEFHRLDKLVDKLQQQQNFADQQAQQWQAQQSLNQQQQAQRQAQLESLHAQFQQTEEDAEALLYEQERLDEELEHLEQAWSSQQGLKQQQEQIQHQAHWQTQQLEQRLKQAQHELARHEQSFEHLQQQIELTNDSLDRVKASAGDDQITDLSAQQAPLKQAQLDLSEQITQAQQTLTETEQRLDQTRQQSRQWQAEQQRLQSERQGLQKLQASLLKGLESDQDSVLQDYAGQSLLNCLKVDAEWQLAVEAWLGARIQGVILDQAWSFEEHADLPSLPLLAWEVTQNEWPEDISHTLASKIQQPGLVKAWASSIRLRTSHQSLQADLAELDHQAWLIDQSGVLYAKNAIVQPTSSSLDGVLERQNQIDELLQFEQTIQQRLSEAEPDIEALIQQQQAQQHALEVLKAEHQQAEREWQRLDDQRQHILSNQQKNQKTLEHYQTSLNELAQKQAQLQKHKQDLTFDIEALEEQLELHSEQEDQADQTLAETQQKLQPIQRDRERVQLQLQRLEQQVNQNQQSQQNLRFQTQQLQQQLTQDQIQADLVAQHLASSIKVDPQELSQQQSQLERVSGQLELLQSQLIKQQQVTEAAQLEAETAQAAHHQAEQTLVTCQLHLQNGQQQIQTLKKTLESEGLEAHELAQIRFEQEDIDQLETELKQVKLHLTRLGAVNMTAIEEYDEVSSKLEALQHQVADLESSIETLEEAITTIDEDSRQRLVETFEQVNQSFKSLFPKLFQGGEASLSWQDPQQDPLEGGVVVMARPPGKRNARIQLLSGGEKTLAALALIFAIFELKPAPFCILDEVDAPLDDSNVIRFCGLVRSLSEKVQFIFITHNKTTMALAKHLIGVTMHEPGVSRLVSVDLEAAVEMIGESGQ
- a CDS encoding GGDEF domain-containing protein; translated protein: MNAHSQPLGSLLRKRVIFAFIISLIVSLSVTGLISFGLIFYLLGDAASFEAVVNYQVSIFIIPLFLIVFVMLFFLISNALIRPFIREHLVRPLRSLSSEINIMRFDDVSKMVPKNYKVYEVEKIYHALETHIQDFHSMYDKFDALMLTEHKTGLLRRAHLHESLRHEVFLAQRFKRIFSIVIVKIKQLKDPSHTADETVQSFTQQLKSSTRNIDMLFYISDRLFILVAPQTGCEEVNILASELANRIQKSHRNEQDFSCQFEIGCATYGEAQGITPNELLHSAMRDLHQIMPSVQKNLS
- a CDS encoding FGGY-family carbohydrate kinase produces the protein MKNAIYDNLILGIDLGTSGIRAAIVRDQTQIHQFNVTLPFPERKDRQSEQNPSAWLNAFNDLLDQINQAGYTPYINQVIADATSSTVLLSNTQGRTLCNALMYDDSRAQIKAEIVQKHAPKNSAAQGANSSLSKALWLADHHPHTAQIQHQIDWVNFQLCGLLGVTDENNALKLGYDSIQQAWPDWVKDLCPFELPNVVPAGTLIGQVTEQLVKRWNFKQNCQVFAGTTDSIAAFLASGANQLGDAVTALGSTLAIKQLSDTPLFTAEYGIYSHKLKNKWLVGGASNAGGAVLLAHFSLDQLEQLIPQLNLQKPTGLACYPLNQPGERFPIADPNLQPIIPKTHTDIQLLQALIEGLVSVESLAYRKLKSLGAPKLNRLYAVGGGTHNQAWCQLRALRLPATIAKPISQSAAFGVTCLINPTTIQGNTL
- a CDS encoding HopJ type III effector protein — translated: MTLEDLIAALNRHPVDFKQVMDVIDSEYNFTPTAFKNGELLNEADTNNGSCKIFAFAKLHQLCETDTLNAFGDFYTQDVLLHPNGEDHQNIRNFMKTGWQGIEFKGQALEKK
- a CDS encoding outer membrane beta-barrel protein, translating into MKSNLILGGVLSLGLIISAPVLAAEKWYVGLGLGSAGYEDNAEKNLDSMWTYHESNLESLGIAEIEQKPSGVFNIYAGQWLTDSQGFEFGYLGVNSVESDGTTESWNYAVRYDLDGSTDVFYAAALLASKFENKSRLYAKLGFYHATTTEKVKISGRDTGIQIYSNSENNSNLGFLLGFGYNYEINEKFGFRANYDYFPSALDGDLYEGNISALTLSLNYKLD
- a CDS encoding HAD family hydrolase, with amino-acid sequence MATLEALLFDVDGTLADTEKDGHRVAFNMAFKDEGLDWEWSEALYGELLAVTGGKERIKYYLEKFNTDFEKPANFDEFVKGLHASKTNFYTLLMAEGKIPLRPGVERLINEARDAGMRIAIVTTTTPENVTALLSNTLGGESIKWFEVIAAGDIVPAKKPAPDIYDWALEQMNLKPEQAIAFEDSRNGILSSKAANLKTIITINGYTAEDDFSEAELVLDQMGEPDQPFQVLSGDANGQTYLDLALVKYVHQA